A window of the Citrus sinensis cultivar Valencia sweet orange chromosome 9, DVS_A1.0, whole genome shotgun sequence genome harbors these coding sequences:
- the LOC102623151 gene encoding cellulose synthase-like protein E6: MGCPLLIYSHKSCIVNEFNYIFLSRRSAEEEEAMEPLFETKKELAKAKFFHRVYAATVFVGICLILNYRLVNFPRGGGRRRAWIGIFMAEFFLSLFWIISQSVRWNVKHNLPSKERLSLRYEEKLPGVDILVCTADPILEPPAMVISTVLSVMSYNYPPEKLSVYLSDDAGSEFTFYALLEASHFSKYWIPFCKKYNVQTRSPEAYFAQKFDVKDTTHTQELLAIKKQYEDMKIQIESATEKGSISEELRSQHKGFLEWDHKVSKQNHQPIVQIIIDGRDTNAVDNEGCQLPTLVYTAREKRPECPHNFKAGAMNALIRVSSEISHGPIILNLDCDMYANDADAIREALCFFMDEKRGHEIAFVQHPQCFDIISENDLYGHYNLVENQVELAGLGGYDAAMYCGTACFHRRDSLSGAKYSYDCRNINEARNKDKRSVDELEKASKVLASCSYEKDTQWGREMGLVYGYAVEDVVTGLTIQCRGWKSMHYNPERPAFLGLAPVTLDNSLVQIKRWSEGLFQIFFSKYCPFIYGYGKIKLGARVGYCNYLLWAPLSLPTLFYVIVPPVCLLHGISLFPKVTSLWFIPFAYVFTTKTVYSIHESMSCGYTLKSWWNFQRMQIIRRVTAFFFGFADVIIEQLGLSQTAFAITAKVVTEDVLKRYEQEIMEFGSSSVMFTIIATLAMLNLLSLIGGFINTIFLDFGALQNLICQIILCGLMILVNVPIYEALFLRRDKGCLPFSVMLKSVVFASLACLMPYK, translated from the exons ATGGGTTGTCCTCTTCTTATTTATTCCCATAAGTCATGCAttgtaaatgaatttaattatatattcttGTCTAGAAGAAGtgctgaagaagaagaagcgaTGGAGCCACTCTTTGAGACTAAAAAGGAATTAGCAAAGGCTAAGTTTTTCCACAGGGTGTATGCAGCCACAGTTTTTGTGGGAATCTGTTTGATATTGAATTACAGGTTGGTGAATTTTCCAAGAggaggaggaagaagaaggGCTTGGATTGGAATTTTCATGGCAGAATTTTTTCTCAGTTTGTTCTGGATCATCTCTCAGTCTGTTCGTTGGAACGTTAAGCACAATTTGCCTTCCAAAGAGAGACTCTCACTGag ATATGAAGAGAAGTTACCAGGCGTTGACATTTTGGTGTGCACCGCGGATCCAATCTTAGAGCCACCAGCAATGGTGATTAGTACTGTCTTATCCGTCATGTCGTATAATTATCCACCGGAGAAATTGAGTGTTTATTTGTCTGATGATGCTGGTTCAGAATTCACATTTTATGCTTTGCTAGAGGCCTCTCATTTCTCCAAGTATTGGATACCCTTTTGCAAAAAATACAACGTTCAAACAAGGTCACCAGAAGCTTATTTTGCTCAGAAATTTGATGTGAAAGACACAACTCATACTCAAGAATTGTTAGCTATTAAG AAACAATATGAAGATATGAAAATCCAGATCGAATCAGCAACTGAAAAGGGTAGCATTTCCGAAGAACTAAGGAGTCAACACAAAGGGTTCTTGGAATGGGATCATAAAGTATCGAAGCAGAATCATCAGCCTATTGTACAG ataataataGATGGAAGGGACACAAACGCTGTAGATAATGAAGGATGCCAATTGCCAACATTGGTATATACGGCACGAGAGAAAAGGCCAGAATGCCCTCATAACTTCAAAGCTGGAGCCATGAATGCACTG ATAAGAGTGTCATCAGAGATAAGCCATGGACCCATAATTCTCAATCTGGACTGCGACATGTACGCAAATGATGCAGATGCAATAAGAGAAGCCTTGTGTTTCTTCATGGATGAAAAAAGAGGACACGAAATTGCTTTTGTGCAGCATCCACAATGTTTTGACATAATCAGCGAAAATGATCTGTATGGCCATTATAATCTAGTAGAGAATCAG GTTGAGCTTGCCGGGCTTGGTGGCTACGATGCGGCTATGTACTGTGGCACCGCATGCTTCCATCGAAGAGATAGCCTCTCCGGAGCAAAGTACTCTTATGATTGTAGGAATATTAATGAGGCCAGaaataaggataaaagaaGTGTTGATGAATTGGAAAAGGCCTCAAAAGTTCTTGCCAGTTGTAGTTATGAGAAGGACACCCAATGGGGCAGAGAG ATGGGATTGGTATATGGGTATGCAGTAGAAGATGTAGTTACTGGCTTGACAATCCAATGCAGAGGTTGGAAATCAATGCATTACAATCCAGAGAGACCGGCCTTTTTGGGTTTGGCTCCCGTCACTTTAGACAATTCTCTTGTTCAAATCAAGAGATGGTCTGAGGGATTGTTTCAgatatttttctcaaagtaTTGCCCCTTCATTTATGGTTACGGAAAGATCAAACTTGGCGCGCGAGTGGGTTACTGCAATTATCTTTTATGGGCTCCACTTTCTTTGCCCACTCTGTTTTATGTGATCGTTCCTCCTGTTTGCTTGCTGCATGGCATTTCCTTATTTCCCAAG GTGACAAGCCTATGGTTCATACCATTTGCATATGTTTTCACTACAAAGACTGTGTATAGTATTCATGAGTCAATGAGTTGCGGCTACACACTCAAATCCTGGTGGAACTTTCAGAGAATGCAGATCATCCGAAGGGTAACTGCGTTCTTTTTTGGGTTTGCCGACGTAATTATCGAGCAACTGGGACTATCCCAAACAGCATTTGCTATCACTGCCAAGGTGGTGACAGAGGACGTGTTGAAGAGATACGAGCAAGAAATAATGGAGTTTGGAAGCTCGTCTGTCATGTTCACGATCATTGCAACACTTGCAATGCTCAATCTTCTCAGCTTAATTGGAGGATTCATCAACACCATTTTCCTGGATTTCGGAGCTTTGCAGAATTTGATCTGTCAGATTATTCTTTGTGGTTTAATGATTTTGGTCAATGTTCCAATTTATGAAGCTTTATTCCTCCGCAGGGACAAGGGCTGCTTACCATTTTCTGTCATGTTGAAGTCTGTTGTTTTTGCTTCATTGGCTTGCCTAATGCCCTATAAGTAA